The Erythrobacter sp. Alg231-14 genome has a segment encoding these proteins:
- a CDS encoding helix-turn-helix domain-containing protein codes for MINRIREIRKAKGLTLADLAEACDPPTTAQTIGRLETGMRNLSINWMDRIGTALGVDPEILVRSDEQPRAQVVAELGLSDPEALSAPREAILPTEMAAQSDDGPMLVLEVTASVGEYRPGDMVWLKQIQPDDAASAMNRDCLIPRTGGRFTFGRLIDRRGTLVGILPSQAGNKQQVVDNPPWIAVATMLVRPL; via the coding sequence ATGATCAACAGGATCCGCGAAATTCGCAAAGCCAAAGGGCTCACCCTCGCCGACCTTGCCGAAGCGTGCGATCCGCCGACCACGGCGCAGACAATCGGTCGATTGGAAACGGGTATGCGCAATCTTTCCATCAATTGGATGGACCGGATTGGCACAGCGTTGGGCGTGGACCCCGAAATTTTGGTTCGCTCCGACGAACAACCGCGCGCGCAAGTCGTCGCAGAATTGGGATTGTCCGATCCGGAGGCATTAAGCGCGCCGCGCGAAGCGATCCTACCCACAGAGATGGCAGCGCAGAGCGATGATGGCCCGATGCTGGTGTTGGAAGTGACGGCATCTGTCGGTGAATATCGTCCCGGTGACATGGTGTGGCTGAAACAAATTCAACCCGATGATGCAGCATCGGCCATGAACAGAGATTGCCTTATCCCGCGCACGGGTGGCCGGTTCACATTTGGGCGGCTGATCGATCGGCGGGGCACATTGGTCGGAATCCTCCCTTCACAAGCGGGAAACAAGCAACAAGTCGTCGATAACCCGCCGTGGATTGCGGTCGCGACGATGTTGGTGCGGCCCCTATGA
- a CDS encoding glycosyltransferase, giving the protein MKHVVVLSTLYPNSVNPRFGTFVARSLEAFAKRNDWKVTVVNPIGLPPIALGRYRALSALDDVGVEAGVTVHRPRFTLIPAVGARRNASAIAKAALPLIKQLHADDPIDVIDAQFFFPDGPAAAWIARQIGVPLSLKARGSDITYWGEIDFARDQMLEAAQQANGILAVSEALAGQMADIGMTRDKIRVHYTGLDRDRFRPLEHTQLRAQLGSELGFDLPTNAPLLACVGALIERKGQDIAIAALANIEGARLILVGKGDDETHLRQLARDLGLADRVHFAGSLDHDLLPIILSAADVMVLPTMNEGLANAWVEALACGTPVVTCDVGGARELITNNTAGRLVERTPESVASGVNAILNNPPMRQAVAAMVERFSWDTNAIELAAHYDALVAG; this is encoded by the coding sequence GTGAAACATGTCGTCGTCCTCAGCACGCTGTACCCCAATTCGGTCAATCCGCGGTTTGGCACGTTTGTCGCCCGTTCGTTGGAAGCTTTTGCCAAACGCAACGATTGGAAAGTGACCGTCGTGAACCCCATTGGATTGCCGCCCATCGCATTGGGTCGGTACCGGGCGTTGTCCGCCTTGGACGATGTTGGCGTAGAGGCCGGGGTAACGGTGCACCGGCCACGCTTTACATTGATCCCGGCGGTGGGCGCGCGCCGCAATGCATCCGCTATTGCGAAAGCCGCCCTCCCCCTGATCAAACAATTGCATGCCGACGATCCGATAGACGTGATCGATGCACAATTCTTCTTTCCCGATGGCCCGGCGGCGGCATGGATCGCACGACAAATTGGCGTGCCGCTTTCGTTAAAAGCCCGAGGCAGCGACATCACCTATTGGGGTGAGATTGATTTTGCTCGCGACCAAATGTTGGAAGCCGCGCAGCAGGCCAACGGCATCCTAGCCGTAAGCGAAGCTTTGGCTGGACAGATGGCCGATATCGGCATGACTCGCGACAAGATCAGGGTGCATTACACCGGCCTAGATCGCGATCGGTTTCGCCCGTTGGAACACACACAATTGCGCGCGCAGCTTGGATCGGAATTGGGCTTTGATCTGCCCACCAATGCCCCGCTGCTTGCCTGTGTTGGGGCACTGATTGAAAGAAAAGGGCAGGATATTGCTATTGCCGCCCTCGCCAATATTGAAGGCGCGCGGTTGATCCTTGTTGGGAAAGGCGATGATGAAACGCATTTGAGGCAATTGGCGCGCGATCTTGGTCTTGCCGATCGGGTCCATTTTGCCGGATCCCTCGATCACGATTTGCTGCCGATAATTCTCTCCGCCGCCGATGTTATGGTGTTGCCCACGATGAACGAAGGGTTGGCCAATGCATGGGTCGAAGCACTCGCCTGTGGCACGCCGGTCGTGACGTGCGATGTCGGCGGCGCGCGGGAATTGATCACCAACAACACCGCCGGAAGGCTGGTCGAACGCACGCCAGAAAGCGTCGCATCCGGGGTGAATGCGATCCTCAACAACCCACCCATGCGCCAAGCGGTCGCCGCGATGGTCGAACGGTTCAGTTGGGACACGAACGCGATTGAACTGGCCGCGCATTACGATGCGTTGGTGGCCGGTTAA